A section of the Gloeobacter violaceus PCC 7421 genome encodes:
- a CDS encoding flavin monoamine oxidase family protein, producing MTHTVLFQQLIRLLQQARRANCKAAGRPLPLTQENFQMSRRRLMVSAAAAGALSLVSTAGLDAAPAQGRMPSIAIIGGGLAGLQAAYQLKKLGLYADVYEAKSFVGGRIQSRKNVVGPGLVVELGGTFINSNHRDILTLAQEFNLPLFNRAKDAQQFPFPETGYYFDGQNRLESEVAEKLRPLADQIAKDAALLDENFDKFAPQFDRLSVAEYLNIHADKIPEPFIRTLIENSIRTEYGVEPVDSSALQLLFNLPVVDGEAVEVLGSSDEIFVVEGGSERLIASLAAVLPGRIHTRMALTRLEKMGQKYRLTFAGAQTREVDFVIVAVPVNGLKKIDFQVPLPPAFRRFIKEVSLGFNEKLFAGFSERVWRQEEGFVSEGWTDLGFSQVWEDTQRQPASSDAALTFFMGAQEVFATQSLGAQTLGEAFLQRFEAVVDGAQAAATGRFSRTRWNQDPWIGGGYTTFKPGQLTEFGGFLYIESVIPAFRQDVNFGNLIFAGEHLSDEFYGFMNGAAQTGRLAAQVVLRQIQEGQLASGKPTSAA from the coding sequence ATGACCCACACAGTGCTGTTTCAACAGTTGATTCGCCTGCTGCAACAAGCGCGCCGGGCAAACTGCAAAGCCGCCGGTCGCCCGCTGCCGCTTACTCAGGAAAATTTTCAGATGTCCCGCCGTCGCTTGATGGTATCCGCCGCGGCGGCGGGGGCTCTCTCTTTAGTCTCGACAGCAGGGCTGGACGCAGCCCCGGCACAGGGCCGCATGCCAAGCATTGCGATAATCGGCGGTGGGCTCGCCGGGCTTCAGGCGGCCTACCAGCTCAAAAAATTGGGACTATATGCCGATGTTTACGAAGCCAAGTCTTTTGTCGGTGGGCGCATCCAATCGCGCAAAAATGTTGTTGGCCCAGGACTTGTTGTCGAACTGGGGGGCACTTTTATCAACTCCAATCACCGGGATATATTAACCCTGGCACAAGAATTTAATCTGCCGTTATTTAATCGGGCCAAGGATGCGCAGCAGTTCCCGTTTCCGGAGACCGGCTACTACTTTGACGGTCAAAATCGTCTCGAATCCGAGGTGGCCGAAAAGTTGCGCCCCCTCGCCGACCAAATTGCAAAGGATGCGGCTTTGCTCGATGAAAATTTCGACAAATTCGCACCCCAATTCGATCGATTGTCTGTGGCCGAGTACCTGAACATCCACGCCGATAAAATTCCTGAACCCTTCATCCGCACTCTGATCGAAAATTCGATCCGCACGGAATATGGGGTCGAACCTGTGGACTCCTCCGCTCTGCAGCTGCTGTTCAATTTGCCTGTGGTAGACGGCGAAGCGGTGGAAGTCCTCGGCTCCAGCGACGAGATATTTGTCGTCGAAGGCGGGAGCGAACGGTTGATCGCCAGCCTCGCCGCCGTCCTGCCCGGCCGGATTCATACCCGGATGGCCCTCACCCGACTCGAAAAGATGGGGCAAAAGTACCGTTTGACCTTTGCAGGTGCTCAGACGCGCGAGGTGGATTTTGTAATTGTCGCCGTTCCGGTCAATGGGCTGAAAAAGATTGATTTCCAGGTGCCGCTACCGCCCGCTTTCAGGCGCTTCATCAAGGAGGTGAGCCTGGGTTTCAATGAAAAGCTCTTCGCCGGGTTCTCCGAGCGCGTCTGGCGTCAGGAAGAGGGATTTGTCTCCGAAGGATGGACGGATCTGGGCTTCTCGCAAGTTTGGGAGGATACCCAGCGGCAGCCGGCCAGCAGCGATGCGGCGTTGACCTTCTTCATGGGTGCCCAGGAAGTCTTCGCAACCCAGTCGCTTGGAGCGCAAACTTTAGGTGAAGCCTTTTTGCAGCGCTTCGAGGCGGTCGTGGACGGTGCCCAGGCAGCAGCAACCGGCCGGTTCTCGCGCACCCGGTGGAATCAAGATCCCTGGATCGGCGGCGGCTACACCACCTTCAAACCGGGACAACTCACGGAGTTCGGCGGTTTTCTCTACATCGAATCGGTGATCCCCGCTTTTCGCCAGGATGTCAATTTCGGCAACCTGATTTTTGCCGGAGAGCACCTGAGCGACGAGTTCTACGGCTTTATGAACGGTGCGGCCCAGACCGGTCGGCTCGCAGCCCAGGTTGTCCTTCGCCAGATACAGGAGGGTCAGCTTGCCAGCGGGAAACCGACGAGTGCGGCTTAA
- a CDS encoding putative toxin-antitoxin system toxin component, PIN family encodes MLSWDDVVTRIVVDTSVFISALIGPAGPSRELVRRCLQGQYQPLMGNALFCEYESIVGRPHILAQCPLSQNEILTLMHALMSVSKWISIYYLWRPNLKDEADNHLIELAVAGNAQVIATNNVRDFQNAELLFPDLSILKPEEIIRR; translated from the coding sequence ATGCTATCATGGGACGACGTGGTGACCAGAATTGTCGTTGATACCAGCGTTTTTATCAGCGCCCTCATCGGCCCGGCTGGGCCCAGTCGGGAGCTCGTTCGGCGTTGTCTTCAGGGGCAATATCAGCCTTTGATGGGAAATGCATTGTTTTGTGAGTATGAATCTATTGTTGGGCGACCGCATATTCTTGCCCAATGCCCTTTGAGCCAGAATGAAATACTGACTTTAATGCATGCATTGATGAGTGTAAGTAAATGGATTTCTATTTACTATCTATGGCGACCCAATCTAAAAGACGAGGCTGACAATCATTTAATCGAACTTGCGGTAGCCGGCAATGCCCAAGTGATTGCCACAAATAATGTCAGAGATTTTCAAAATGCTGAATTACTATTTCCAGATTTGTCTATCTTAAAGCCAGAAGAGATTATTAGGAGGTAA
- a CDS encoding CopG family transcriptional regulator has translation MATLTIRLPDDKHERLKELAQTRGISVNKLIEELSTIALAEFDAYTRFKAMAAIGNPESGLKLLDKLDALTG, from the coding sequence ATGGCAACGCTCACGATTCGGTTACCGGACGACAAACATGAGCGATTGAAGGAACTGGCTCAAACCAGGGGGATTAGCGTCAATAAGCTGATTGAAGAGCTTTCTACGATCGCTCTGGCAGAATTTGATGCTTACACCCGATTTAAGGCAATGGCAGCGATTGGAAACCCAGAATCAGGCTTAAAATTACTCGATAAACTGGACGCACTAACTGGGTAA
- a CDS encoding Uma2 family endonuclease, protein MQTPTFVQDAWMRASWESFLALTDNPALVHAKMYYHLGWMRIEMSPVGPAHAEDNNLIAQVVGIFAFSRGIRLKGYINLTLRKTELQEAQPDLAYYLENQSPRPARTNSPVDLEQIAAPALAIEISATTLGDDTGKKRELYAQLGVGEYWVVDAENTQVLLFGPIPGVDSLEPIVASRVLPGLTAATLCEALRLGQSEGDAAAIRYVLDLE, encoded by the coding sequence ATGCAGACACCGACTTTTGTGCAGGATGCCTGGATGCGGGCCAGTTGGGAGAGCTTCCTGGCTCTGACGGACAATCCGGCGCTTGTCCACGCCAAGATGTACTATCACCTCGGCTGGATGCGCATCGAAATGTCTCCCGTTGGACCGGCTCACGCCGAAGACAACAACCTTATCGCCCAGGTGGTAGGCATCTTTGCCTTTTCGCGGGGGATACGCCTTAAAGGCTATATCAACCTGACTTTGCGCAAGACGGAGCTACAGGAGGCGCAGCCGGACCTGGCGTACTATCTGGAAAACCAGTCGCCGCGCCCCGCGCGAACCAACAGCCCCGTCGATCTAGAACAGATTGCAGCACCGGCCCTGGCCATCGAAATATCCGCCACGACGCTGGGAGACGATACGGGGAAGAAGCGTGAACTGTACGCCCAGTTGGGAGTCGGGGAGTACTGGGTGGTGGATGCCGAAAATACCCAGGTGCTTCTATTCGGCCCGATTCCTGGCGTCGACAGTCTGGAGCCGATTGTGGCGTCGCGGGTGTTGCCGGGATTGACGGCGGCGACGCTTTGCGAAGCGCTGCGGCTTGGGCAAAGTGAAGGGGACGCGGCGGCAATCCGGTACGTGCTCGACCTTGAATAA
- the thrB gene encoding homoserine kinase — protein sequence MCVRVPATSANLGPGFDCLGVALDLANEFEFCEADRFRCVVHSTVSPEDARQVATDERNLAWRAFTHLFEHLGKTPPTVALTVMMHVPLGRGLGSSATAIVGGIAAANRWLGSPLSTPEWLLLASRLEGHPDNVVPAALGGCQLSILGETLLTCALDWHPQIALVLAVPDFALATSKARAALPKTVPHTDAVFNAVHLALLVRALATGDARWLAEALQDRLHQPYRTGLIPGWQDVRAAALEAGAWGVVISGAGPSVLALTHLDCAEAVRQAMASTWPNACLYCPGLDPNGCRVEVEAG from the coding sequence GTGTGCGTGCGGGTGCCGGCCACCTCCGCCAACCTTGGGCCGGGCTTCGACTGCCTGGGGGTGGCCCTAGATCTGGCCAACGAATTTGAATTTTGCGAAGCTGATCGCTTTAGGTGCGTCGTCCACAGCACCGTCTCGCCCGAAGACGCCCGGCAGGTGGCCACCGACGAGCGCAACCTTGCCTGGCGGGCATTTACCCATCTGTTCGAGCACCTGGGCAAAACCCCGCCCACGGTGGCGCTCACCGTGATGATGCACGTACCTCTCGGGCGCGGTCTCGGCAGCTCGGCCACGGCGATCGTGGGCGGCATCGCCGCCGCCAACCGCTGGCTGGGTTCGCCCCTTTCCACCCCCGAATGGCTGCTGCTGGCGAGCCGCCTGGAAGGGCATCCCGACAACGTCGTACCCGCCGCTTTGGGTGGCTGTCAGTTGTCAATTTTGGGCGAAACGCTGCTCACCTGCGCCCTCGATTGGCACCCGCAGATCGCCCTGGTGCTCGCGGTGCCGGATTTTGCCCTGGCCACCAGCAAAGCCCGCGCCGCCCTACCCAAAACCGTTCCCCACACCGACGCCGTCTTCAACGCCGTCCACCTGGCTCTGCTGGTGCGCGCCCTAGCCACGGGCGACGCCCGTTGGCTTGCCGAAGCGCTTCAAGACCGGCTGCACCAGCCCTACCGCACCGGGCTGATTCCCGGCTGGCAGGACGTGCGCGCCGCCGCTCTGGAAGCGGGCGCCTGGGGCGTGGTCATCAGCGGGGCCGGACCCAGCGTTCTTGCTCTCACCCATCTCGATTGCGCTGAGGCCGTCCGGCAGGCCATGGCCTCTACGTGGCCAAACGCCTGCCTCTACTGCCCCGGGCTGGACCCGAACGGCTGTCGGGTCGAAGTCGAAGCAGGCTGA
- a CDS encoding carboxypeptidase-like regulatory domain-containing protein, whose amino-acid sequence MKQPPKHRPERKRPMPMRRFEEAAETLDEEEKKTRKPLKDDPLADAEVPRYLRRDTQNTGSLVRLSLVATGFLTVAIVGVAFLTRPEPNPEVPAGTKPDRGLVVLASPRGYTATLYPPGAVGAKKLVSLQDGQSGDEKDGFVWFKDLPSRAVPAGNYVLDIATPGYKNRRLPVTVQAGKPARVGYNTNTALEKAGG is encoded by the coding sequence ATGAAACAGCCGCCCAAACACCGCCCCGAGCGCAAGCGCCCCATGCCGATGCGTCGCTTCGAGGAAGCCGCCGAGACCCTCGACGAAGAAGAAAAAAAGACCCGCAAGCCCCTCAAAGACGACCCGCTTGCAGACGCCGAGGTGCCGCGCTATTTGCGGCGCGACACACAAAATACCGGCAGTCTGGTGCGCCTTTCGTTGGTGGCGACGGGATTCTTGACCGTGGCGATCGTAGGGGTGGCTTTTTTGACCCGGCCGGAGCCCAACCCGGAGGTGCCGGCCGGGACCAAGCCCGATCGCGGCCTGGTGGTGCTCGCTTCGCCCCGGGGCTACACCGCCACCCTTTACCCGCCGGGGGCGGTGGGGGCCAAAAAGCTGGTGAGCCTGCAGGACGGCCAGAGCGGCGACGAAAAAGACGGCTTTGTCTGGTTCAAGGACTTGCCTTCCCGCGCTGTACCGGCGGGCAACTATGTGCTCGATATTGCTACCCCCGGCTACAAGAACCGCCGCCTGCCGGTCACGGTGCAGGCGGGCAAACCCGCCCGGGTCGGCTACAACACCAACACGGCGCTTGAGAAGGCGGGCGGCTAA
- a CDS encoding YqeG family HAD IIIA-type phosphatase, with amino-acid sequence MLGKNLFKPDLIVAGPVSDLSFAWLKQRDIAGLILDLDDTLLALGEQMVNTRVVEWVARARLEFRLYIVSNNPNRSFIESIALSLSLPFINRAAKPSRRALRRVLQELQLPPERVAIVGDRLLTDVLAGNRLGLVTVLVEPPGPSRALRGSWLRAAERFFFPDVVVVRPGGIPPEADLK; translated from the coding sequence ATGCTTGGAAAGAACCTGTTCAAACCCGATTTGATCGTGGCCGGTCCGGTATCGGATTTGAGCTTCGCCTGGCTCAAGCAGCGCGACATCGCCGGGCTGATTCTCGATCTTGACGACACCCTGCTGGCCCTGGGCGAGCAGATGGTCAACACCCGGGTCGTGGAGTGGGTGGCGCGCGCTCGCCTCGAATTTCGTCTTTACATCGTCAGCAACAATCCCAACCGGTCCTTCATCGAGTCAATTGCCCTGTCACTCTCATTGCCTTTTATCAACCGGGCGGCGAAGCCCTCCCGCCGCGCCCTGCGCCGCGTGCTGCAGGAGCTGCAGTTACCGCCCGAGCGCGTGGCGATCGTGGGCGACCGCTTGCTCACCGACGTGCTGGCCGGCAACCGCCTGGGATTGGTGACGGTCCTGGTCGAGCCGCCGGGGCCGAGCCGGGCGTTACGCGGCAGTTGGCTACGGGCGGCGGAGCGGTTTTTCTTCCCCGACGTGGTGGTTGTCCGCCCGGGAGGAATCCCCCCTGAAGCAGATCTTAAATAA
- the mltG gene encoding endolytic transglycosylase MltG, which produces MRGRGTWWRVLPVLVVLALGAGGLWVNSPPPTAKAVRVVLPTGSGSLRIGQNLADAGAIRSAWAWLALVWVRGWQNDLKAGTYEIPPGRSLIAVADQVRRGETLRFRYRIIEGWNLAQMASYFEQLGYFRTREFLALTSGPGMIRPAWLPEGLDRLEGFLFPSTYELPAETLGARAAVNQMLSTFEKTALPLWRARVKPARSLKDWVALASLIEKEAAVGEERATIAGVFANRLRLGMPLASDPTVEYAFGIRQTADTPLTYAQVLKPSPYNTYINPGLPPTPIASPGLASLEAALAPALTPYLYFVARYDGTHVFSRTEAEHEQAKRQIRAERRAGAGAAPQAR; this is translated from the coding sequence ATGAGAGGCCGGGGCACCTGGTGGCGGGTACTGCCGGTGCTGGTGGTCTTGGCGCTCGGGGCCGGTGGGTTGTGGGTAAATTCGCCGCCGCCCACCGCCAAAGCCGTGCGCGTCGTGCTGCCCACCGGCAGCGGCAGTCTGCGCATCGGCCAGAATCTGGCCGATGCCGGGGCGATCCGCTCCGCCTGGGCCTGGCTGGCACTGGTCTGGGTGCGCGGCTGGCAAAACGACCTCAAAGCCGGCACCTACGAAATTCCCCCGGGCCGCTCGCTTATCGCGGTGGCCGATCAGGTGCGCCGCGGCGAGACGCTGCGCTTTCGCTATCGGATCATCGAAGGCTGGAACCTGGCTCAGATGGCCAGCTACTTCGAGCAGTTGGGTTACTTTCGCACCCGGGAGTTTCTCGCACTCACCAGCGGGCCTGGCATGATCCGCCCCGCCTGGCTGCCCGAGGGTCTCGACCGCCTCGAAGGTTTCTTGTTTCCGAGTACCTACGAGCTTCCCGCCGAGACCCTCGGGGCGCGCGCCGCCGTGAACCAGATGCTTTCGACCTTCGAGAAGACCGCCCTGCCGCTGTGGCGCGCCCGGGTCAAACCGGCCCGGTCGCTCAAGGACTGGGTGGCGCTTGCGAGCTTGATCGAAAAAGAAGCGGCCGTCGGTGAGGAGCGCGCCACGATCGCCGGGGTCTTCGCCAACCGCCTACGCCTCGGCATGCCCCTCGCCTCCGACCCAACCGTCGAGTACGCCTTCGGCATCCGTCAGACCGCCGATACCCCCCTCACCTACGCCCAGGTGCTTAAGCCCTCGCCCTACAACACCTATATCAACCCCGGTCTGCCCCCGACGCCCATCGCCTCGCCGGGGCTCGCGAGCCTCGAAGCCGCCCTGGCACCGGCGCTCACGCCGTATCTGTATTTCGTCGCCCGCTACGACGGCACCCACGTCTTCAGCCGCACCGAGGCCGAGCACGAGCAGGCCAAGCGCCAAATCCGCGCCGAGCGGCGGGCGGGGGCCGGAGCCGCCCCCCAGGCCCGCTAG
- a CDS encoding DUF3727 domain-containing protein, whose product MSDTLTLKDEAGRTLACELVTELEIDGSQYGLVVPQATPVRLMAWEAAEGDDDTEEEDALLADLDDEEIERVFPTARAVLAEQDLKLVDSAYLLIVEGDIPNAEEAEVYSIADDEDGEEMEEEEYQLLEEFFFEDRRYGIFTPLDPVMLFVELPEGGEPRVLEPEETARLMPNFEEALLDLAE is encoded by the coding sequence ATGAGCGACACATTGACACTGAAAGATGAAGCCGGCCGCACGCTAGCCTGCGAGCTGGTGACCGAACTGGAGATCGACGGTTCCCAGTACGGGCTGGTCGTGCCCCAGGCGACGCCGGTGCGGCTGATGGCCTGGGAGGCCGCCGAGGGCGACGACGACACCGAAGAGGAGGACGCGCTGCTGGCCGATCTCGACGACGAGGAGATCGAACGGGTGTTCCCGACGGCCCGGGCGGTGCTGGCCGAGCAAGATCTCAAGCTCGTCGATTCGGCCTACCTGCTGATCGTCGAAGGGGACATCCCCAACGCCGAGGAGGCCGAGGTCTATTCGATCGCCGACGACGAGGACGGCGAGGAGATGGAAGAAGAAGAGTACCAGCTGCTCGAAGAATTTTTCTTCGAGGATCGCCGCTACGGCATCTTTACACCCCTCGACCCGGTGATGCTCTTTGTCGAATTGCCCGAGGGCGGCGAGCCGCGGGTGCTGGAGCCCGAGGAGACCGCGCGCTTGATGCCCAACTTCGAGGAGGCCCTGCTCGATCTGGCCGAGTAG
- the ruvX gene encoding Holliday junction resolvase RuvX codes for MRVVSVLGLDVGSKRIGVAGCDPTGLIASGLETIVRCNLGADLDAIRHWIERRRAQAVVIGLPRNMNGSLGPQAHRIQHFGQQLARVIDVPIDYVDERLSTVQAGRALQSVSATRRKALIDQQAAAIILQQWLDIRRCQHRPTQESLDERHIDTER; via the coding sequence ATGCGGGTGGTTTCGGTATTGGGGCTGGACGTGGGCAGCAAGCGCATCGGTGTAGCCGGCTGCGATCCCACCGGCCTGATCGCCAGCGGACTTGAAACCATCGTGCGCTGCAACCTGGGCGCGGACCTCGACGCGATTCGCCATTGGATCGAGCGCCGCCGCGCCCAAGCCGTGGTCATCGGCCTGCCGCGCAATATGAACGGTTCCCTTGGCCCCCAGGCTCACCGCATCCAGCACTTCGGCCAGCAACTGGCCCGGGTGATCGATGTGCCGATCGATTATGTAGACGAGCGTCTGTCCACCGTGCAGGCCGGACGGGCGCTCCAGTCGGTTTCCGCCACCCGGCGCAAAGCCCTCATCGATCAGCAGGCCGCCGCGATCATCCTTCAGCAGTGGCTCGACATCCGCCGCTGCCAACACCGTCCTACGCAGGAATCCTTAGATGAGCGACACATTGACACTGAAAGATGA
- a CDS encoding Glu/Leu/Phe/Val family dehydrogenase — protein sequence MVTSLNDSPSPAYICPNDMACSNLDRAAQILRLDPGVVEVLGTPHRVLTVSVPVRMDNGRIRVFAGHRVQHCNVLGPYKGGMRYHPDVTLREVSTLAMLMTWKCALMGIPYGGAKGGIAVNPTTLSVGELERLTRRFTSELVRDIGPQIDIPAPDVGTGPREMAWMMDTYSMSIGHASPGVVTGKPLSIGGSKGRDAATGRGVVIATREALDTAGLALRGATIAIQGFGKVGKAAALIFQQHGARVIALSDGSGGIYNPDGLDIEQAADFVRDGSRLAQYPFPGVKPIANPELLTLPCDVLVPAALEHQITEANAARVRARLVVEAANAPTTMEADRILEERGVTVLPDILANAGGVVVSYLEWVQGLSYLFWDEEKVNLELEKLMVGAYARVLQQATQFRLPLRPAAYTLAVGRVVEAFNHRGLYP from the coding sequence ATGGTTACCAGCCTCAACGACTCGCCCAGTCCGGCTTATATTTGTCCGAACGACATGGCCTGCTCGAATCTCGACCGCGCCGCCCAGATTTTGCGCCTCGATCCGGGAGTGGTCGAGGTGTTGGGTACGCCGCACCGGGTGCTCACCGTGTCGGTACCGGTGCGCATGGACAACGGCCGGATCCGGGTCTTCGCAGGCCACCGGGTGCAGCACTGCAACGTGCTGGGTCCCTACAAAGGCGGCATGCGCTATCACCCGGACGTGACGCTTCGGGAAGTGTCGACCCTGGCGATGCTGATGACCTGGAAGTGCGCACTGATGGGTATTCCCTACGGCGGGGCCAAAGGCGGCATTGCCGTCAACCCGACGACCCTTTCGGTGGGCGAACTGGAGCGGCTCACCCGCCGCTTTACCAGCGAACTGGTGCGCGACATCGGCCCGCAAATTGACATCCCGGCTCCGGATGTGGGCACCGGACCGCGGGAGATGGCCTGGATGATGGACACCTACTCAATGAGTATCGGGCACGCCTCGCCGGGGGTGGTGACCGGCAAGCCCCTCAGCATCGGCGGCTCCAAGGGCCGCGACGCGGCCACCGGCAGGGGCGTGGTCATCGCCACGCGCGAGGCGCTCGACACCGCCGGGCTGGCGCTGCGCGGCGCCACCATTGCCATTCAAGGATTCGGCAAAGTGGGCAAGGCGGCGGCGCTTATCTTCCAGCAGCATGGAGCGCGGGTGATCGCGCTCTCCGACGGCTCCGGGGGCATCTACAACCCCGACGGTCTCGACATCGAGCAGGCCGCCGATTTTGTGCGCGACGGCAGCCGACTGGCCCAGTATCCGTTTCCAGGGGTCAAGCCGATCGCCAACCCCGAACTGTTGACGCTGCCGTGCGACGTGCTGGTCCCCGCCGCCCTTGAACACCAGATCACCGAGGCAAACGCCGCCCGGGTGCGCGCCCGTCTCGTGGTCGAAGCCGCCAACGCCCCCACGACGATGGAGGCCGACCGCATCCTGGAGGAGCGCGGCGTGACGGTACTGCCGGATATCCTCGCCAACGCCGGGGGCGTGGTGGTGAGCTATCTCGAATGGGTGCAGGGGTTGTCGTATCTTTTTTGGGACGAGGAGAAGGTCAACCTCGAACTGGAGAAGTTGATGGTGGGCGCCTACGCGCGCGTGCTGCAACAGGCCACCCAGTTCCGATTGCCCCTCAGGCCCGCCGCCTACACCCTCGCCGTCGGGCGGGTGGTGGAGGCGTTCAACCACCGCGGCCTCTACCCGTAA
- a CDS encoding NAD(P)/FAD-dependent oxidoreductase has protein sequence MAEKQVIVIGAGPAGLTAAYELSRLGVAATILERSAHVGGISRTASYKGFRFDIGGHRFFSKSQEIEDLWSEVLGARLLERGRLSRIFYRNRFFDYPIRPLNALANLGPATAALCVASYLKARVLPPREVRSFEDWTVRSFGRTLYEIFFKTYTEKVWGMPCSEISADWAAQRIKGLSMASLMRSMFLPKPKGRGAVIKTLIDRFRYPGRGPGEMWETVARIVTGRGHRLVFEAAVERIERASAGLLRVWTADGRSYAGSDFLSTMPLRELVNALDPPAPSAVQTAARALGYRDFLTVALIVDQTQVFPDNWIYIHDPTVKMGRIQNFKNWSPEMVPDARYTCLGLEYFCFEGDGLWSAPDSELVALGCAELAKLGLVDPAKVVDGTVVRQAKAYPVYDDHYRENVEAIRAFLEREAPNLQLIGRNGMHRYNNQDHAMMTGLLAARNIAAGGQYNLWAVNADAQYQEEIREGELDGGGRLVPERLKT, from the coding sequence ATGGCAGAAAAGCAGGTCATCGTCATCGGCGCGGGTCCGGCCGGATTGACCGCCGCCTACGAACTGAGCCGCCTCGGAGTCGCAGCGACCATCCTCGAGCGCAGCGCCCACGTGGGAGGGATCAGCCGCACCGCGAGCTACAAAGGCTTTCGTTTCGACATCGGCGGCCATCGTTTTTTCTCCAAATCTCAAGAAATCGAAGATCTCTGGAGCGAGGTGCTCGGGGCGCGTTTGCTCGAGCGCGGCCGGCTTTCGCGCATCTTCTACCGCAACCGCTTTTTTGACTACCCGATTCGGCCGCTCAACGCCCTCGCCAACCTCGGTCCGGCGACCGCCGCTCTGTGCGTGGCAAGCTATCTCAAGGCGCGGGTTCTGCCGCCGCGGGAGGTGCGCTCCTTCGAAGACTGGACGGTGCGCTCCTTCGGGCGGACCCTGTACGAGATTTTTTTTAAGACCTATACCGAAAAAGTCTGGGGGATGCCCTGCTCGGAGATTTCTGCCGACTGGGCGGCCCAGCGCATCAAGGGGCTTTCGATGGCCTCGCTGATGCGCTCGATGTTCTTGCCCAAACCAAAAGGGCGCGGAGCGGTGATCAAGACCCTCATCGACCGCTTTCGCTATCCCGGCCGCGGTCCGGGGGAGATGTGGGAAACGGTCGCCCGGATAGTAACCGGGCGCGGCCATCGGCTGGTCTTCGAGGCCGCAGTCGAGCGCATCGAGCGGGCAAGTGCGGGACTGCTGCGCGTCTGGACGGCGGACGGACGCTCTTACGCAGGCAGCGATTTTCTTTCCACCATGCCGCTGCGCGAACTGGTGAACGCCCTCGACCCGCCCGCCCCGAGTGCGGTGCAAACCGCTGCCCGCGCCCTGGGCTACCGCGATTTTTTGACCGTGGCGCTCATCGTGGATCAGACCCAGGTCTTTCCGGACAACTGGATCTACATCCACGACCCCACCGTCAAGATGGGCCGCATCCAGAACTTTAAGAACTGGAGCCCCGAGATGGTGCCCGATGCGCGTTACACCTGCCTGGGGCTCGAGTACTTCTGCTTCGAAGGCGACGGCCTCTGGAGCGCCCCGGACAGCGAACTGGTCGCCCTGGGCTGCGCGGAACTGGCCAAACTGGGCCTGGTGGACCCGGCAAAAGTGGTGGACGGCACCGTCGTGCGCCAGGCCAAAGCCTACCCGGTCTACGACGATCACTACCGCGAGAACGTCGAAGCGATCCGCGCCTTTTTGGAACGCGAAGCGCCGAATTTGCAGCTGATCGGCCGCAACGGCATGCACCGCTACAACAACCAGGACCACGCGATGATGACGGGGTTGCTCGCCGCACGCAACATCGCGGCGGGAGGCCAGTACAACCTCTGGGCCGTCAACGCCGACGCCCAGTATCAAGAAGAAATCCGCGAAGGCGAACTCGATGGCGGCGGACGCCTGGTGCCCGAGCGGCTGAAAACCTGA
- the ilvN gene encoding acetolactate synthase small subunit, with amino-acid sequence MKHTLSVLVEDEAGALTRIAGMFARRGFNIESLAVGSAEQSGTTRITMVVAGDEQAVEQITKQLHKLINVLRVQDITTIPCVERELMLIKVNATTATRSEIIELATVFRARIVDVAEESVTVEVTGDPGKMVAIIQMLTRFGIKEIARTGKISLTRESGVNTEFLRTQPPAATRV; translated from the coding sequence GTGAAGCATACCTTGTCGGTATTAGTGGAAGATGAGGCCGGCGCCCTGACGCGCATCGCCGGCATGTTCGCCCGGCGCGGCTTCAATATCGAGAGCTTGGCGGTGGGTTCAGCCGAGCAATCGGGCACCACCCGCATCACGATGGTGGTGGCGGGGGACGAACAGGCGGTCGAGCAGATTACCAAGCAGCTGCACAAGCTCATCAACGTGCTGCGTGTGCAGGACATCACAACCATTCCCTGCGTCGAGCGCGAACTGATGCTCATCAAAGTGAACGCCACCACCGCCACCCGCAGCGAAATCATCGAACTGGCCACGGTCTTTCGGGCGCGCATCGTCGATGTGGCGGAAGAATCGGTCACCGTCGAGGTGACCGGCGATCCGGGCAAGATGGTCGCGATTATCCAGATGCTCACCCGCTTCGGCATCAAAGAAATTGCCCGCACCGGCAAAATTTCCCTCACCCGCGAGTCGGGGGTGAACACCGAATTTCTGCGCACCCAGCCGCCTGCGGCGACGCGGGTCTGA